TTCTCGTCCTCTCTGGCACGCGTCTCGAGTAGCGGCGTGACGAACGAGGCTCCCGCGTGCCCCAGGACCTCGCAGGCGTTCTGGCGGACGAGCGGGTTCTCGTCGGTGAGGCGGTCGATGAACACCGGAACCTTCCCGACGGCCGCATCCGGGTCGTCCTCGGCAACTCGCGCGATGGCGCCGCTGGCGTTGACGCGCGTCACGTCGTCGTCGGCGCTGGCCAGTCGAGCGAGCTCGTCGACGTACGGTTCGACGACGTCGCCGTGGTGCTTGGCGACGTCGCCGAGGAACCCCAGGGCGTTGTTGCGGAGCATGTCGTGGTCGGCGTCGAGCAACCCGGCGACGTCGTCGACGAGGTCGACGCCGCGGCTCGGGTCGTCGCCGACGAGTCGGCCGAGCGCCGACAGCGCGTTCGCCCGCACGCCTGGTTCGAGTGCGTCGTCGGCAAGGGCGCCCGCGAGCGTCTCGCGATGTGGAGCGAGGGCGTCTAGGTCGACCTTGCTCACCGCCGTGAGCGCGTAGACGGCGTGCGCCAGCCCGCGCCCGCGGGCTCCGACGAGCCCCACGAGCGCCGGTACCGCGTCGACGATGTCGCGGCCGTCGGCTTCGGCGACGTGACTGACGACGCTCGCAGCTCGACCCCGGGCGGCGTCGTCTTCGCCGTCGAGGTACTCGACCACGGTCTCGAGACAGGGCGCGACGCTCTCCGGGGCGACCTCGGCGACGCGGTCGAGTATCAACAATTCGTCCCGCGCCGACACGGGATCGTCGAGCGCGAGTTCGCTCCGGACGGCCGGCACCGCGACCTCGCAGGCCACCGGCTGGACGCCGGCGGCCTCGCGGAGCGCCACGAGCGCGTCCCGGCGAGCCGCGCGCGTGTTCGCAGTGTCGAGGTGGACGGTCACCTCCTCGACCGGGACGGCCTCCGGGCTAGCGGTCGCGAGCCGTCGGAGGCCACGGAGCTTCTCTCGCTTCGTCCGGGCGCTCGCGGTGTACAGCTCGCGGGGCGGGTCGGCGACGGTCAGCGACCGCACGTCGTCGACGCGGAGCGTGAACGCCTCCATCGTCGGTGCGACCGGCACGCACTCGATGGCTGGGGCCGCCGCGGGCCGGTTCATCGATCGGTCGCGGATCGAGACGTCGTGGAGGAGCTGGGTCGTGCCGCTCTCGCACTCGGGTGACGCCAGTTCGAACTGGGCGTCGTCCTCGCGTGCGTCCAGCCACTGGGCGAGCACCTCCGCGTCCGGGGACGCGATGCGAGCGGGAGCGTCGGTGCCGCCGTCGGTCCGGACGTCCCGCGGTGCGTCGACCCAGGGGAGGTCGCGGTCGAACTCGCCGCGTTCGAGCGCGGGGACGAACTCCCACGCGTGGTAGTGCTGCCAGCCGTCGACGTCGCCGAGGTCGAGGTCGTCCACGACGACGTACCCCTCGGCGTCCGGGTGGATGTCCTCGATGAGTGCGAGGCGCTCGCGGCGCTTCGGGAAGCGCTCGTAGCGGCCGTCGGGTTGCTTGTCACCGAGCCAGTCGTCCCAGTCGTCGTCGTACCGGCCGACGACGTCGACGCCGCCGGGGATGGCGGCCTCGTCGGCGAGGTCCTGGTTCCCGATGGCGTACACCGCGTGCTCGGTGTCGTGCGCGAGGTAACGCACCCACTCGAGCGGAACCGCCTCGTGACGCGGGTGCGGGTTCACGTCGACCGTCCAGTCGCGGTCGAACGCGAACACGTACGTCATTCGGACACCCCACGGTCGGAGCGAGCGCCGGGGACCGCCTCCTGGAGGGTCGCGAGGAGGTCGCGTTCCTGCTGGAGCGTCTCGTCACCGATCCCAGCCTGCTCGCGTTCGAGGTACGAGTCCAGTTCCGCGAAGCGGGCGGCGTGCGCCGAGGAGACGTGGAGCGAGACGGACTCGCGTTCGTGCTCGCCTCCTTGGTCGGCGACGAGCCAGTCGTCGACGCCGCGGTCGTCGGCGTGGTGGACGTCTCGCGCCCACGTCCGGAGCTCGCGCGCGTACCGGGAGAGCCCGACCGCCTTCCGGACCCCGTCGTGACCGTACCACGGCGTCTCCTCGGGGAGCGTGATCGTCACGCGTTCGGCGTGCTCGGTGCCGTCGCGCTCGGTCCACGACGCTTCGAGCGCGAGGGGCTCGCGCTCGCGCTCGTTCGGGGTCGTTGCGTTCTGGGGCGTTGCGTTCGGGGTCGTTGCATCCTCGGGGTCGAGGCGGACGAGGACGACGCCGCCGCGGGCCTCGCCCTCTGTCTTCGCGGACGGGAACAGCGTCCCGACGGAGAGGAGTCGGCCGCTTTCTGGGTCGGCGTCGGGGGCGCCGTGGACGGCGGCGACGTCGTGGGCGCCGGCGTCGAGGTCGAGCGCGAGGTCGTAGACGAGCGGCGTCACCATGTAGTCGAACTCGTCCCCGAGGCGACGCTCGAACTCCGCGGTCGAGTGGACGAAGTAGTGGTTCGCGCCACGGACGCCCGAGAGGGCGTCGGCGAGTTCGGCGTTCTCGTCGAGCCCCATCCCGACGAACGTCGTGTGAATGCCGTGCTCGGCGGCGCGCTCGAAGCGCTCGGTGAGCGCGCCCTCGCCAGTCCGGCCGGTGTTCGGCATCATGTCCGTCATGAACACGACGCGTCGCTCCACGCTCGCTTCCGCGGGCGCGTCCTGGAGGAGGTCGACGGCGGCCTCGAAGCCGTCCTCGAGGTTCGTCCCGCCGCCGGCCTGGACGTCGCGGATGTGCCGTCGGATCGCGTCCATGTTCGTGCTCCCGACGTCACGGAGCGGCTTCGCGAGGTGCGCGCGACTGTTGTAGAGGACGACGCCGAGCCGGTCGTCGGCGTCGAGCTGTTCGGTGAGCGCACAGAGCGCGTCCGCCGCGGCCTCCATCTTCGTCCCCGCGTCGTCGACCTCGTGACGGCGGTCGTGTTCGTCGTAGTAGTACGCGTCGAACGGACTATCCATCGACCCGGAGACGTCGAGCACCGCGACCAGGTCCAGGCGCGGGCGCTCGAACTCGGCCATCGAGAGCGTCGAGTCCAATCCGACCGAGACGAAATACTCGCGCTCGCCGGAGACGGGGTGCTCGCTCGCGCCCGTCGCGTACCGCGGCGAGAACGCGGCCGCAGAGTCGGTTGCGTCCCGCTCGCCGGTCTCGAAGTGGTAGTCGTAGAACAGGCCCTCGTCGCTGATCGCCTCCGGCTGGGGCGTGTACCCCTCGGCGACGTTCTCGCGGAAGTTCCCCACGTCCTTCGCACCGCCGGCCGCCATCCCGAGCGTTTCCTCCGACGGCGCGGCCGCCGCGGAATCAACGGCGGAGTTCAGGATCTCCGTGGGGGCGGCGTCCGCAACGGCTTCGGTCTCGGTTCTGCTGCGGGTCCGTTCGCGCTCGTCCGCCGGCCGCTGGACCTCGTACGAGGACAGCTCGCGGCCGCAGTCGGTGCAGACGTACGCTGGCGGACTCGGCGGTCGCGCGTCTCGCATCGGCTGCCAGTCGTCCACCGCGTCAGCGTCTGTTCCATCGGCCTCCTCCTGGATGAGCGAGAACGTGGTTCGGTCGTCGACGACGCCAAACGCACCCGTGACTTCGCCCGCATCGGTGGCGCCGCCGTCGCGTGCAGCGGTCGAGATCGCGGTGTCCGCGACGTCAGCGTGACAACCGGGCCTGATGGTGCCCGAACAGTCCGGACACCACGCCTCGTCGTCCGCGAGCGGGTCCCGGGACGTGCTCGCGAGCACGTCCGCGACCGCGTACGAGCGTCCGGTCTCGACCGCGAGGTCGGACTCGGGGTTACGACGGCCGAACAGGTGCAGTACCTCCCCTTCGGTCGTCTCCACCGTCAGGCGATGGACGGTCCGGTCCCGGATCGCGTGCGTCTGGTGGTCGCGTACAGTGACCGTAATCGCGCATCGGTCCCCGCCGTCGAGTTCGGTGAGTGCAGTATCCATGAATCGTAGTAGTGAGCCGCAAGCGCGCGGTCTGAGCCGCCGCCGGGCGCGCTGTCCCAGTCCCAGTTCCCCCCTTTCGGGCCGACGACCCCCTGTCGTCGCTGGGACAGCGCACTCAATACTACGCTCCCCAATGGTATAGTTCTAACGACTACGAACATTTTAGGGACGTTTTTGTGACCAGAAAGCTCATCGTGATGTCTTTATCGGGCGCAGAGGGGTTGCTATCGTCGCGCCGACAGGGATAACGTCGCGGGAACCGTCGCCGAGACGGGGCGAATACTGACCAAAGACCCATTGTGGTGAGGGTCATAGAGCACGACAGTACGATGGTCGACGACGTCGACGACGCACTCCTGCGGGCCCTCCACGACCACAATCCGTGGTGGGAGGACGGCACCGCGGCGTTCTCGCTGCCGGCCCGCCAGAAGAGCGACTTCTATCATCTCGTTCGCCCCGACGACCCCGACACCCAGTTCGAGGACCAGAGCGTCCTCGGCCTCGTCGGCCGCCGCGGCGCCGGCAAGACCACGCTCCTCCACCAGTTCGTCCACCACCAGATCGAGGCCGGCTACGCACCCGAGCAGTTCTGCTACCTCCCCTTCGCCGCCGACCCGCTCTATCAGCTCAACTCCGACGACCAGCTCACGCGAGCAGTCCGTCACTACGAAACCCGGATTCTCGGTCGCGTAGACGAACCCGACTCGCACTTCCTCCTGCTCGACGACGTCCACCGCATCGAACACCAGAACAAACCCACCATCAACGGCTGGGGAACCCCACTCAAGCAGCTCCTCGCCGACGACGACGCGCGTCACGTCGCCGTCACCGCAAGCGCGAGCCTACAGGTCGAACGCGAACTCGACCGCGTCGGCCTCCCCAAAGAGGACTACGACACCCAGCCCATCCTCCCCGAGAAGTTCCGGGACTACCTCTACTCCATCCAACCGGAACTCGAAGAACCAGACCGACGCGTCAGTCCCACCTCGATCCGAGACGGCCCGAACAGCCTCCCCGCAGCCATCGACTCCAAGTCGGTCGACGCGCTCGTTGACGAACTCCGCGCCAAACACGAGCAAGTCGAGGACCAGGCGCGACTCGTCCGTTCGAAACTCGTCCGCTACCTCGCGACCGGCGGCATCGTCGCGTACGACCGCGACGACGACCTGGCCGACGAGACCGACGTCACCGACGCCGACTTCGAACGCCTCCGCCAAGAGACGCGCCACGCCCTCTACCAGGAAGTCCCCGGGTTCGAGACCATCAAGACCATCGACGACCTCGAACGTCTCTGCGCGCTCGCCGCACGCAACCGCGCCCGCGACGCCATCCGGTTCCAGGGCCTCGTGGAGCTGTTCGACGTCGACCGCCGCACCATCACCGACAGCTACCTCCCCGCGCTCGACGAACTCTACCTCCTCTCCGGCATCACCGAGTACGACAACCGCCGCCCGCGCTCGGTGCGCCTCTACCTCCGCGACACCGGCCTCGTGAACGCACTCACCGGCGACGACTGGGCGACGATGCGCGACGACTTCGACCGCGAAGCCGACCTCGCCAGGATCGCCGCCTTCGACCACACCATGCGCTTCGCCTACGGCATCAACGCAGCCCAGGGACAGGACGTCACCCCGAGCGTCGAGTACTGGCAGACCCGCCACGGCGAAGTCGACTACGTCTTCGAGATCGACGACACCCCCGTCCCGATTGGCCTCGCCTACAAACCTCGCGACCGCGAAGACGCCCTGACCGCGCTCGAAGCCTTCAGAGCCGAGTACGACGCCCCCGTCGCCTTCCTCCTCCGCGGCGACGCCTCCCGTCGCCCCGAACCCATCGAAGACGTACAGGACGGCATCGTCGAACTCCCCTACTGGCTCTACCTCCTCCTCTGCTGAAGCTCGCGGACCAATCTACATTATCTCGCATCTCGACGCCCGGCCTCGACGTCCGCCGCCGCGAGCAGGTCGTCGATGCGACGCTCCATCTCAGCCGCGCCGATACCATTACTGTACGTCTTGCTGTGGGACTGGTCGAGCGCGGTGTAGTAGAGCGTCGTCGTGACGGTGTCCACGTCGGCCGTCGCCGAGAGCATCGCCGCGTACGCGTCCAACTGTGGCTGGTAGTACGCGGTCTTCTCCGGGAGGTCCTCGAGGGCGTGGTCGCCGGTCTTGTAGTCGACGACGTGGTAGTCGCCGTCGTCGACGAGCAGGCAGTCGATGAACCCGTAGAGTTCACCGCCGGGGAAGTCGGCGGTCAACTCCAGTTCGTCGTAGCGACGCGTCTCAGCGTTCATCTGGGTCTCGACGAACTCGATGGCGCGCTCGGCGTGCTCGTACACGGCCTGTTCGTCCACGGCCGTGACCTCGTGGTCGGCGTCCATCTCGAGGAGCGTATCGTCGACGACCGCTCGCCACTCCGACCGCGGCGGGCGAAGCTCGCAGATGCGATGCACCGCCTCGCCGAACACCCGCCCGTAGAACGTCCGCTCGTCACCGCGAAATTCGTCCTCTGATGCGTTTTCCGATGCGATGTCGTCGGGGTCGTCGTCGTCGGGGTCATCGTCGTCAGACTCGTTCTCGTACCGGATCGCGTTCGCGGACTCGTCGTACGTCAACCAGCCTTCTGCGCGGTCGCTCTCGAGGTCGGCGAGCTGCGACGGCGAGAGCCGATAGCTCGGCACACCCTGCGTGGGCTGGTCGAGTTCCGCCCGAATCGTGTCACCCGTCGTCGAAGTCTCGTCGTCGACCGACACGGCTCTCGGCGGAAGTCTGACCGTGTATCGTGGCTCCAGCGTCGCACCGGGTCGGTGGTACTCCGCTGGGAGAACGCGGTCGAGTACCGTCGTTTCGTCGTCGACGAGCGCCGAGAGGTCGCCGTCGAGGAGGAGCGGCTGGAGGAGATCACCCCAGGAGCTCGGCTCCTCGGGGTCGGCGTCGTCCAGTCTGAGGTCGCCTGCATCGGTGACTTCGCCTCCGTGAGTACCCGCGAGAATCAGATGGTCACGAGCACGCGTACACGCGACGTACAGCACGCGCTTCTCTTCTGCGCGCTGTCGCCGGGTTCGCGCGTCCCTGATCCCCTCGCGTGCGACCGTCGTGACCGAGTCGAAGGGGTTCTCCGGGTCCGGGACCGTCATGCCCAGTTCCGGGCGACCGTCGACGACCTCGAACTCGATGCTGTTGTTGATCGGACTCTGCGCGTTGTAGGGGTCCGTGATGCCCGGGACGACGA
This genomic window from Halorubellus sp. JP-L1 contains:
- a CDS encoding AAA family ATPase, translated to MVDDVDDALLRALHDHNPWWEDGTAAFSLPARQKSDFYHLVRPDDPDTQFEDQSVLGLVGRRGAGKTTLLHQFVHHQIEAGYAPEQFCYLPFAADPLYQLNSDDQLTRAVRHYETRILGRVDEPDSHFLLLDDVHRIEHQNKPTINGWGTPLKQLLADDDARHVAVTASASLQVERELDRVGLPKEDYDTQPILPEKFRDYLYSIQPELEEPDRRVSPTSIRDGPNSLPAAIDSKSVDALVDELRAKHEQVEDQARLVRSKLVRYLATGGIVAYDRDDDLADETDVTDADFERLRQETRHALYQEVPGFETIKTIDDLERLCALAARNRARDAIRFQGLVELFDVDRRTITDSYLPALDELYLLSGITEYDNRRPRSVRLYLRDTGLVNALTGDDWATMRDDFDREADLARIAAFDHTMRFAYGINAAQGQDVTPSVEYWQTRHGEVDYVFEIDDTPVPIGLAYKPRDREDALTALEAFRAEYDAPVAFLLRGDASRRPEPIEDVQDGIVELPYWLYLLLC
- a CDS encoding HEAT repeat domain-containing protein; this translates as MTYVFAFDRDWTVDVNPHPRHEAVPLEWVRYLAHDTEHAVYAIGNQDLADEAAIPGGVDVVGRYDDDWDDWLGDKQPDGRYERFPKRRERLALIEDIHPDAEGYVVVDDLDLGDVDGWQHYHAWEFVPALERGEFDRDLPWVDAPRDVRTDGGTDAPARIASPDAEVLAQWLDAREDDAQFELASPECESGTTQLLHDVSIRDRSMNRPAAAPAIECVPVAPTMEAFTLRVDDVRSLTVADPPRELYTASARTKREKLRGLRRLATASPEAVPVEEVTVHLDTANTRAARRDALVALREAAGVQPVACEVAVPAVRSELALDDPVSARDELLILDRVAEVAPESVAPCLETVVEYLDGEDDAARGRAASVVSHVAEADGRDIVDAVPALVGLVGARGRGLAHAVYALTAVSKVDLDALAPHRETLAGALADDALEPGVRANALSALGRLVGDDPSRGVDLVDDVAGLLDADHDMLRNNALGFLGDVAKHHGDVVEPYVDELARLASADDDVTRVNASGAIARVAEDDPDAAVGKVPVFIDRLTDENPLVRQNACEVLGHAGASFVTPLLETRAREDENPEVRSRAARALDQLDANDAELEPESST
- a CDS encoding VWA domain-containing protein, which codes for MDTALTELDGGDRCAITVTVRDHQTHAIRDRTVHRLTVETTEGEVLHLFGRRNPESDLAVETGRSYAVADVLASTSRDPLADDEAWCPDCSGTIRPGCHADVADTAISTAARDGGATDAGEVTGAFGVVDDRTTFSLIQEEADGTDADAVDDWQPMRDARPPSPPAYVCTDCGRELSSYEVQRPADERERTRSRTETEAVADAAPTEILNSAVDSAAAAPSEETLGMAAGGAKDVGNFRENVAEGYTPQPEAISDEGLFYDYHFETGERDATDSAAAFSPRYATGASEHPVSGEREYFVSVGLDSTLSMAEFERPRLDLVAVLDVSGSMDSPFDAYYYDEHDRRHEVDDAGTKMEAAADALCALTEQLDADDRLGVVLYNSRAHLAKPLRDVGSTNMDAIRRHIRDVQAGGGTNLEDGFEAAVDLLQDAPAEASVERRVVFMTDMMPNTGRTGEGALTERFERAAEHGIHTTFVGMGLDENAELADALSGVRGANHYFVHSTAEFERRLGDEFDYMVTPLVYDLALDLDAGAHDVAAVHGAPDADPESGRLLSVGTLFPSAKTEGEARGGVVLVRLDPEDATTPNATPQNATTPNEREREPLALEASWTERDGTEHAERVTITLPEETPWYGHDGVRKAVGLSRYARELRTWARDVHHADDRGVDDWLVADQGGEHERESVSLHVSSAHAARFAELDSYLEREQAGIGDETLQQERDLLATLQEAVPGARSDRGVSE